In Streptomyces seoulensis, the following are encoded in one genomic region:
- a CDS encoding type I restriction-modification system subunit M — protein sequence MTAHASDTTAENTADDAATPSADSVLLTETPKSKKAAAQTNTLVAKLWTYCNVLRDNGLSTIEYVEQLSYLLFLKMVDEIENDEWGGRDLSALVPTDYNWQSLVSKRGAELEAHYRAILEHLGRKPHTTIGTIFADAQNRITKPALLEKLVVELIGREEWTVTGTDLKGDAYEGLLAKGASDTKTGAGQYFTPRALIDAMVDVTRPGPDDTITDPACGTGGFLIAAHAYVTRHHVRDMDIDARKAYDSGSKIWGNELVTGTARLAAMNMLLHGIGKSDGPSLIDVGDALAEKPSGRHASLVLANPPFGRKSAITVIGQDGELEKEDIQYDRDDFTATTTNKQLNFLQHIMSLTAVNGRAAVVLPDNVLFEGGAGEKVRRKLLDEFDLHTILRLPTGIFYAGGVKANVLFFDKKPPRADGKPHTTVTWIYDFRTGQHFTMKQRPLTRAHLDDFVARYKAGEPLTARVADEDENGCWKPYAYEDLIGRDKVNLDITWMKDPALDDADSDLEPEVIAEEIVRDLQSALAEFAAIAKSLGADVDVPEAEEV from the coding sequence GTGACTGCGCATGCATCCGACACCACCGCTGAGAACACCGCGGACGACGCTGCCACGCCCTCCGCTGACAGCGTCCTTCTCACCGAGACGCCGAAGTCAAAGAAGGCCGCTGCGCAGACCAACACGTTGGTCGCAAAGCTCTGGACCTACTGCAACGTCCTGCGTGACAACGGCCTGTCCACTATTGAGTACGTTGAGCAGCTTTCGTACCTGCTCTTCCTGAAGATGGTCGACGAGATCGAGAACGACGAATGGGGTGGCCGTGACCTCAGTGCTCTTGTGCCTACCGACTACAATTGGCAGTCGCTTGTTAGCAAGCGTGGTGCAGAGCTCGAGGCGCACTACCGCGCCATCCTGGAGCATCTCGGCCGTAAGCCTCACACCACCATCGGCACGATCTTCGCTGATGCTCAGAACCGGATCACCAAGCCCGCGCTGCTCGAGAAGCTGGTAGTCGAGCTGATCGGCCGCGAGGAGTGGACGGTCACCGGCACTGACCTCAAGGGTGACGCCTATGAGGGCCTGCTCGCCAAAGGGGCCTCGGACACAAAGACGGGCGCTGGACAGTACTTCACGCCGCGCGCGCTCATCGACGCGATGGTGGACGTGACCCGGCCGGGCCCGGACGACACCATCACCGACCCCGCCTGCGGTACCGGAGGCTTCCTGATCGCTGCCCACGCGTACGTCACCCGGCACCACGTCCGGGACATGGATATCGACGCCCGCAAGGCGTACGACAGCGGGTCCAAGATTTGGGGCAACGAGCTGGTCACCGGTACAGCCCGCCTTGCCGCCATGAACATGCTCCTGCACGGCATTGGCAAGAGCGACGGCCCGAGTCTGATCGATGTCGGCGACGCGCTTGCTGAGAAGCCGAGCGGCCGGCATGCGAGTCTGGTCCTTGCCAACCCTCCGTTTGGTCGGAAGTCCGCGATCACTGTGATCGGTCAGGACGGCGAGCTGGAGAAGGAAGACATTCAGTACGACCGTGACGACTTCACGGCCACCACGACTAACAAGCAGCTCAACTTTCTTCAGCACATTATGTCGTTGACGGCAGTCAACGGCCGGGCCGCCGTCGTCCTCCCGGACAACGTCCTCTTCGAGGGCGGCGCGGGCGAGAAAGTCCGCCGCAAGCTCCTTGACGAGTTCGACCTGCACACGATCCTGCGCTTGCCTACCGGCATCTTCTACGCAGGCGGTGTCAAGGCCAATGTACTGTTCTTCGACAAGAAGCCCCCGCGTGCCGACGGCAAGCCGCACACCACCGTCACCTGGATCTACGACTTCCGCACCGGTCAGCACTTCACCATGAAGCAGCGCCCGCTGACCCGCGCCCACCTGGACGACTTCGTCGCCAGATACAAGGCAGGCGAGCCACTGACTGCCCGCGTCGCGGACGAGGACGAGAACGGCTGCTGGAAGCCTTACGCGTACGAGGACTTGATCGGGCGGGACAAGGTCAACCTCGACATCACGTGGATGAAGGACCCGGCCCTTGATGACGCGGACAGCGACCTAGAGCCGGAGGTCATCGCCGAAGAGATCGTACGCGATCTCCAGTCTGCCCTAGCGGAGTTTGCTGCCATCGCAAAGTCACTGGGCGCGGATGTGGACGTACCAGAGGCGGAAGAGGT